The Gemmatimonadaceae bacterium DNA segment AGCAGGGTATCACCCCGCGTCAGCGAGACAATCATCACGCCGAACTGGCCGGCGCGTACACGGCTCGCCATAGCGCCCAGGTCGGCGGTGAGTGACGCAGCCGACCGGGGCGCCGTGTAGTTCACCACCGGTACGACTGGTGCACGCCTTCCGCGGCCGGCGGCGCGCTTACTGCGACTGGATGCACGCCTGCTGCGACTGGATGCGCTTCTCGTGCGGGCGGATGCGGTCCTTGCGCGGGTGGTTGGCCGCTTGACCGCCTTCTTCTTCGCCGCCTGCCGCCTCGCGGCCGCGGAAGTCGTCGTTTTCTTTTTGGTCGTTTGTCGGCGCGTCTGTGCATCCATCGGCATTGCCGCGATCGTAGCAAGAAGGATGACGGCGATGATCCTGAGTTTTCTAAGAAACATTAGGCGTGATTCGAGATTCGTTGCGGGAAAGGCGGGCTGTTCTTTTTTACACCGCAAACGCGAGATTCACACCATAGTGCGGGGACGCGTTCCGGGCCACTGGTGCCGCGGACGCGTCTATGCAAGTCTACCTGAAATCAGTAGCTTCCGGTCAACAAAAACGAGGTGGGAGAAAGATCGATGGCTGAGCGGCACAATACATTTCGCGAGGGCGTGTTCGCAGGCGTCATTGGAGCCACTGCGGTGGCGATATGGTTTCTGATCATCGATGTAGTCGCTGGCCGCGGATTCATGACTCCCAATCTCCTGGGGCGTGGCCTGGTCAGCGTGCTGGGAGCCGGTGCTTCGATGATGCCCGACACGATGATGGCGCACGTCATTGTATACACGATATTCCACTACATCGCGTTTTCGCTGGTCGGAATCATGATGGCGACTGTCGTTCATCAGGCCGAGCGCACGCCTGCCGTGCTTGCCGGGTTCCTGCTCGGGTTTGTAGCGTTCGAGTTGGGGGCGGTAGGACTGACCGCGCTGCTGATGGAGTCGGATTACGGCGGGCTGGCATGGTACCAGATTTTCATTGCCAATCTGCTGGCGGCGTCGCTGATGTTCTGGTTCATGTGGAAGAGGCACCCAAGGCTTGGGCATGATATCAGCGTTGGGCTGGGGGGAGAGGACGATACGACAGGGGCGGTTTGAACCGCGTGACGGACGAGTTTTCAGGTGGCCTGATGCCTGGTGGCTGTTGTCTGTAACTGCCAAAACTGAGAAAAACCTAAGACGGACAGGTGTCAGCGAGGCAGAGGCGGGGTGCGAGGTTCAGGTGTCAGGTGTCAGGTGTCAGGTGCCGAGCGCATGAGACTTCTGCCAGACAAGCAGCTTCTTGAAATCGGACACATGGAAAAGATTGCGACTTAATCGCGTCCCCGATCGCCGTTCCTTTCTTGAAGCAATCATAACCGTGCGCCAACGACCCCTGCCCCCTGACCCCTGACCCTCGCACCTGCCCTCTGCCTCCCTGATACCTGTCCGTCTTGGGCTGTTCTCAGTTTTGGCAGTTACAGACAGCTGTCCTCAGGCATCAGGCCGCCTGAAAACTCGCAGTTCCGCCGTCCGTTCACGCCGCTTCAGGCTTCCAGTCCACCTGCGCCCCCGCGGCATGGTCCTCCCCGCTCGCCGCCCACTTGAAAAACACAACCGACATGATCCCCACAAAGATCAACCCGCCCGGCACCCACATCACCAGTCCTCCGAGCAGCTGATCATCCATTGGTGACAACCCCCAAACCCGGGGCGCCGTGGAGTACGCGGGGTAAAGCACCTGCTCCGCCATCGAGATGTAAACCGCGGGAATCGACATCGCGACGCTCATCAGGAAGCAGTAGAGCATCTGCGCTGGGTACGGGAGCCGCGGCAGCTCCGGCAGCTGGCTCAAGAGCGGCCACCACATGAGCACGGCGGCAGCCATGAACATAAGGTGTTCGACGATGTGAATTCCGTGATCTGCCAGCGCAGCGTTGTAGAAAATCGGGAGATGCCAGAACACGATGACGACATTGAAAATCGCGAAGCACGCGATCGGTCGCGTAACGGTGCGCGCAATCACACCCGTCACCTTGTGCCTGACCAGAGGCCGAAGCATCCACCCCGGCACTCCGTAAATCATCAGCGGTGGCATCGCGAGCGTCAGCATGAGATGCTGCACCATGTGAGCGCTGAAGAGGTACACGTCGCTCAGATCGTGAATCGGCCCGTTGAGCGACGCGAAGATGATGAACAGGGCGAAAAAGAAACTGGCCTTTCGCGCGCCGGTGACATGCTCGTCATCGCCACCATGCCGAGCGCGCCAGAGGTAGATCGCACCAAGTGCCGCCAGACCGATTACAGTGCTCGGATGAATCGACCATGTCATCCAGTCGAGGTTCGCGACCGGGTGCAGCAGCGCGATAATCACGAGGCAAGCCAGTGGGCTGACGTTGACGCCGCTATCGAGAGGCCCGGCCGTGACATCGCAACTCCGTCGTCGCTTAAGTGCCGAACTTCGCCGTGAGCTGCCCGAAGAGGAACAACAGCGAGATGAGCGTAATCGCGGCGATAAGCATCGGCCCGGTGAACAACACCCGGAACAACTTGTGGTCGTACTTGAGATGCATGTAGAACATCACGACGGTGACGAACTTGACGGCCGACATGATGAGCAGCATCGGCACGAACACCCGCGACGCAACCAGCGACGGTATGTAGTACGCCCACACCTCGGCCACGGTTATCGCTGTCAGGATCGCGCCGATCTTTACGTAGGTCTGCCAGGTGGGGTGATGATGCTCGTGCGCCGCGGCGTGGGGTGTCGTCGCCGCTGGATCGGAATGAACCGGCTCGTTTGCCATGGTCTATTTGATGAGGTAGACGAGCGTGAAGATCACGATCCACACGACGTCGACGAAGTGCCAGTACAGCGCGGCAAGGTCGACATTGAGAGCATCGTTCGGGCCGAGCCCGCGGCGGTAGTCGATCGCCAGCAATGATACCAGCCAGATGACGCCGGCGGTAACGTGCGCGCCGTGAAATCCGGTGAGCGTGAAGAACGACGAGCCGAACAGGTTCGTGCGGATAGTCAGCCCCTCGTTCACGAAGGCGGTAAACTCATAGGCCTGAAAGCAGAGAAAAGTGGCGCCGAGCAGCGCCGTCATCCACAGCCAGAGCTTGGACGATCCGATTATGCGTTCGCCTCTTGTGTGTTTCGGCACATCCTTGTTCTGGACGGCGGCCAGCGCGAGCACCATCGCCAGCGACGACATGAGCAGGACGAAAGTCGACCCCGACGTGACGGGAATGTCGAGAATGGGCGGGAATGTCTGGCCGGTGGCGCTGGTGTACGGGTCGTGAGGGAATGGACCGACGAGGCTCTTTCCCTTGTAGATGAGATAGGTCGAGATGAGCGACACGAAGAGCATGCATTCCGAGCCGATGAAGGCCCAGATGGCAATCTTCCGGCTGTCGAGTCCGGTTGACGTGTAGTGGTGTGCGGCTGGCGCTGACATGATTTAGTGGTGCTCCGGCTCGAGTGGGCTGAGCAGCCAGGCGTAGAGTGCGACGACCATGATCGCGGCGAAGAGGAAGGTCACGGCCATCGTCGTGATGAGGCCGCAGAACATGAGCACCAGTGCGGCCGCGACGATAAACGGCTTGATCGTGCTGTAAGGAAGCACGATGCCGAGTTCCTCGGAGGTTTTGCCTTCCTGCGCGTTCATGTTCGCGCTTGCGAGGTCTTTCTCGTTGCCTTCCCACAGCGGGTAACGCGACGTCACATTCGGGAGGACCGCGAAATTGTACTCGGGAACGGGGGAGGGAATCGACCACTCGAGCGTTCCGGCTTCCCACGGATTGGCACCCGCGATTTCGCCTTTCTTTTTGCTTCTGAAGAAATTGTAGACGAAGATTGACGTCGAGATCACGAGCATGTATGCGCCGAGGCTCGAGATCAGGTTGAAGGTGTCCCATCCCTGTCCGCCGTCGTACGTGTAGATACGCCGCGGCATGCCGAGCATTCCCGAGAAGTGCATCGGGAAGAATGTCAGGTTCATGGCGATGAAATTGAGCCAGAAATGCACCTTGCCGAGGGGCTCGCTCATCATCCGGCCGAACATTTTGGGGAAGTAGTGGTAGATGCCGGCGAAGATTCCCATGATCGAGCCGCCGAACAGCACGTAGTGAAAGTGCGCGACGACGAAGTACGTATCCGTCTGCTGGAGGTCGGCTGGCGGTGACGCGTGCATCACGCCGGAGATGCCGCCGATGGTGAACATTGCGACGAGTCCGATGGCAAACAGCATGGCACTCGTGAATCGAATGGAGCCCTGCGCCATCGTCGCGATCCAGTTGAAGATCTTGACGCCTGTCGGAATACCGATGAGCAAGGTGGACAGCGCGAAGAAGCTGTCGGCAATCGGGCCCATTCCCACCGCGAACATGTGGTGTGCCCAGACTCCGAAGCCGAGCACGCCGATGAGAATTCCGGAATAGACCATCACCGGGTATCCGAACAGCGGCTTCTTCGAGAATGTCGGCAGCACTTCGGAGACCAGTCCGAATGCCGGCAGGATGAGGATGTAGACCTCGGGGTGACCGAAAATCCAGAACAGGTGCTGCCATAGCAGCGGGTCGGCGCCTTGGGCAACAGTGTAGAAATTCGTTCCGAAGAAACGGTCGAACAGCAGGAACACCAGCGCGATCGTTATCACCGGAAACGCCAGGATCACGAGGAACTGAACGACGAACGACATCCACGTGAACATCGGCATCCGCATCAGCGTCATTCCCGGCGCGCGCAGATTGATGATCGTAGTGATGAAGTTGAACGCCGCCGCGAGAGATGAAATGCCCAGTATCTGGAGGCCGATCACCCAGAAGTCGATGTTGATGCCGGGTGAGTACGCCTTCGTGGTAAGCGGCGTGTAGCCGAACCAGCCGCCGTTCGGCGCGAGTTGAAAGAGAATCGGCACCGTGATGAAGATTCCGCCAAACAGGTACACCCAGTAGCTGAACGCGTTGAGACGTGGGAAGGCCACGTCGCGTGCGCCTATCTGAAGTGGAATCAGGAAGTTGAAGAACGACGCCGAGAGCGGCATGATGGCGAGAAACACCATCGTCGTCCCATGCATCGTAAAGAGCTGATTGTACATCTCGGCCGAAACGAGCTGGCCGTTGGGGCCCTGGAGCTGGGCGCGGAGGATGACCGCTTCCATGCCTCCCCAGATGAAGAAGAAGAGCGACGTGTAGAGATAGAGGATGCCGATGCGTTTGTGGTCCACCGTGGTGAGCCAGCTCCAGACGCCGCTGTTCTCATATGCTTTCGGCGCGGTGGACGTGCCCACCGGCATTGCTGTCGTTGCCATTCGAATGCTTACCTCAGGGCCGTCAGGTACGCGACGATGTCAGCGATCTGCTGGTCGTCGAGCCCGCCGGTGGTAACTGGTTTGCCCGTCTGCGGGCTGATCTGATTTTTTCCAAGTGTCGGCATCAGAACACCGGGCTTCATGCGCGGGGTGTTCTTGATCCAGAGCGCGAGATATGCGGGTGTGTTCGGGAAAGTGCCGGCGCCCAGTGTGCTGCGTGTTCCAATGTGCGTCAGGTTGGGACCGACGTTGCCGACCGACATCGGGTTGCCCTTGATTGCGTGGCATCCGATGCATGCAGCCGAGGAGTAGACCTGCTGTCCGCGGGCGGCGTTGCCGGTGAGGCCTTTCGTGAAGGTCAGGCCGGATGGAATCGGCGTGCGCGGCTTCGCGTAATCGAATGCTGGCTGGTTTGCCGGGAAGGTGTAGCCTGGCGCGACGTTGGAGACCGGGATTGCAGTGGTCTGCGGTGGGGCGGCGACCGTGTCGGGGCCTTCGATGCTGGCGCCCGGCGCGCGTCTCAGCGCGGGATCGTTGCCGCCTTGAGTGCCGGTGCCCGCGATGCGTGGCTGTGCCGGGTTCTGCGTGACCGCGGATTGCACCGCCTGGCCGGTAGTCGCGGTAGCGGTCTGATTCGGCGTATTGGACGTGCGAACGTTCTGCCCTGCGATTCCAGCGGCTTGACTGATTGCTGTTGGCGCAGCGACCGCTCCATACGCGGCGGGCAGCTGCTGGGTGGCGACCCAGCTTGCGAATTGAGGGGGCTTCACCGTGAAGACGCGGAACCGCATCTTCGCGTGCGAGTCGCCGCAGTATTCGGTACAGAAGCCATTCCATACTGCAGGCTGCATCGCCGAATCCGGCGTCAGCCAGATGTAGTTGACGCGGTTGGTAATCGCGTCGCGTTTGCCGCCGAGCTGCGGGATCCAGAACGAGTGGATGACATCGACGGAGGTGAGCTTGAAGTTCACCGTGCGGCCCGTTGGCAGGTAGATCTCGTTGGCGGTGGTGATGTTGTATTCCGGGTATCGGAATTCCCACCACCACTGGTGTCCGATGACTTCGATTTCGAGTGCACCGGCGGCGACTTTAGCCTGGGTCTTGAAGATCGTTCGGACCGTCGGCACTGCGATGAAGAGCAGGATGAACGCCGGGATCAGCGTCCAGATCACTTCGAGAACCGCGTTACCGTGAGTCTGTGGTGGCCGGACGTCTGTCGTTTTGCGGCGGTACTTGAAGACCACAAAAATCAGCGCCGCCTCGACGAGCACGAAGACAATGGTGCCGAGGAGAAGTAAGCGGTCCCATAGAAAATCGATGTCGCGACCGAAGTCGGAGTGCGGATCGAAGGTGGTATTGGGATACTGTTCGGAGCAGGCCGCCAATGTCACAGCGAGTACGGCCAGTGCTCCGGGTAATGCAAGCCGCCGCAGGCGGGGAATGCCTATCATTACAGGTCCTTTAGCCATCGGTTCTGGAGCGCGGATTATTGCGATGCTGCCGCGCTCTTCAGGTGTGGGAAACCGCTGAAAAGCTAATGCGAGGCGGGCGGTATCGGGAGTATCGTCTGGGGGTCAGTTCCGGTGGGATGGCAATCTGCGTTGCTCGGGCTGTGTGAGACACCGAGACCACCGAGACCACCGAGACCTGCGGGTAGTGAACCACAGATGGCACAGATGGCACCGATGACACAGATCAACTACAAGATCAACTACAAGATCAAACTACAAGATCAAACTACAACTGATTAAGGGGGACTACGGGGCAGCGCGAACTGCAGGGAGGCGGGAACTGTGGGGTAATTCTCGAATCGTTCCGGGACCCATGCGCTGTTCCCTTCAGTTTGTCGTAGCAGTTCTCGGTGGTCTCGGTGGTCTCTGTGTCCATAACATCATCAGGCACTCGCTGAATTCCCGTTTGGCCCCGTCATCGCCTCGGGATTCAGCGCCCGGTCCAGTTCCTCGCGGGTCATCAGGCCGCGCTCGCAGACCAGATCGTAGACGCCGCGTCCGGTTTCCAGCGCGTCGCGGGCGATTTCCGACGCTGTGTCGTAGCCGAGGATCGGAACGAGGGCCGTGACGATGCCAACCGAGTGTTCGACGAAGTACCGCATTCGCTCGACGTTCGGGGTGATGCCCTCGATGCACCGCATGCGCAGGGCGTCGCATGCCCGGGAGAGGATGATCATCCCGCTGAGCAGGCGGTAGGCGATGATCGGCTCGAAGACATTCAGCTGGAGTTGTCCGCCTTCGGCTGCCATCGTGACCGTGACGTCGCCGCCGATGATGTCGAAGCAGACCTGGTTCACCATCTCGGGGATGACCGGGTTCACCTTGCCCGGCATGATCGACGAACCAGGCTGCATCGGCGGGAGGTTGATTTCGCCGAAGCCCGCGCGGGGGCCGGAGCTGAGCAGGCGGAGATCGTTGCAGATCTTCGAGAGTTTGACCGCGCAGCGTTTGAGAACGCCTGAGAGCTGGACGAATACGCCCGTGTCCGATGTCGCTTCCACCAGATCAGGCGCGGTGATCAACTCGAGACCCGTGATGCGCGAGAGGTGTTTCCGAACGCCCTCGGCGTAGCCGTGAGATGCCGTGATCCCCGTGCCGATCGCCGTGGCGCCCATGTTGATTTCGCGGATCAAGGCTTGGGCTTCGGTGAGGCGTTCGACGTCTTCGAGCATCGTGTGCGCGAAGGCCGTGAATTCCTGGCCGAGTGTCATGGGGACCGCGTCCTGGAGCTGGGTGCGGCCCATTTTGATGTGCGGGGAGAACTCTTCGCCCTTGATGAGGAATGCGCCTGCGAGTGCGCCCATCGCGTGTTTGAGATCGTCGATGCTGCTGTGCATCGCGAGCTTGATCGCGGTGGGGTAGACGTCGTTGGTGGATTGGCTGAGGTTGACGTGCGTGTTCGGGTGGACCGCGTCGTAGTCGCCGCGCTGGCGGTTTAAAAGCTCGAGGGCGCGGTTGGCGATGACCTCGTTGGCGTTCATGTTCGTCGAGGTTCCGGCGCCGCCCTGGATCATGTCGACGCGGAAGTGTTCGTGGTGCTGGCCGGCGCGAAGCTCGCGGGCAGCGGCGATGATCGCGTCGGCTACTTCATCAGAGAGGAGGCCCAGGTCGCGGTTGGTTTCGGCGGCGGCTTCCTTGACCGATGCGATCGCGCTGATGAGCGTAGGGAATTCGCAGAGCTCGACTCCGGAGATGGCGAAGTTCTCCATCGCGCGGAGCGTCTGTATACCATAGAGAGCGTCTTGGGGGACGTCGCGTTCGCCGAGGAGGTCGTGTTCGCGGCGGGTGGTGGGGGCGACGGGGTCGGGCGGCGTCATGTATGGCGGGAAACTACACCCGTTCCGTACGTTATGTCAGCCGATTGCCGGTGGTTCTGAGTGGATTTCGGCAGCTATGGCTCACCTTGTACAGCTGATGGAGAAATGAATGGACGCCAGGATTAATCGTCGTGAATTCGTGGTTGGCGGAACGGCTGCCGGGTTGTCGCTTGCGATTGCGGGGAAGGGCGAGTCGCAGGTGGTTCAGGCGCCGAACGTCATTACGCGGAAGGCTGCGGAGCCGGTGGTGATTGCGTCGTCGAACGGGCATCGATTCAAGAATGGTGGGACCGTAACCGCAGTCGAGAAGGCGTTCACGATGATGGTTGGTGGAGCGGATGTGCTCGATTCGCTGATTGCCGGCGTGAACATTGTCGAGCTCGATCCTCTCGATGACAGCGTTGGTTTTGGCGGGTTGCCGAATGCTGAAGGGGTGGTGCAGCTGGACTCGTGTGTGATGCATGGGCCGAAGCGGCGCGCGGGCGGGGTCGCTTCTATAGAAGGGGTGCGGACGCCGTCGCTGGTGGCGAAGGCGGTGATGGAGATGACAGATCATCATCTGCTGGTGGGGAAGGGGGCGCAGGAATTTGCGCGGAAT contains these protein-coding regions:
- a CDS encoding cytochrome c oxidase assembly protein, whose protein sequence is MIIALLHPVANLDWMTWSIHPSTVIGLAALGAIYLWRARHGGDDEHVTGARKASFFFALFIIFASLNGPIHDLSDVYLFSAHMVQHLMLTLAMPPLMIYGVPGWMLRPLVRHKVTGVIARTVTRPIACFAIFNVVIVFWHLPIFYNAALADHGIHIVEHLMFMAAAVLMWWPLLSQLPELPRLPYPAQMLYCFLMSVAMSIPAVYISMAEQVLYPAYSTAPRVWGLSPMDDQLLGGLVMWVPGGLIFVGIMSVVFFKWAASGEDHAAGAQVDWKPEAA
- a CDS encoding cytochrome C oxidase subunit IV family protein, translating into MANEPVHSDPAATTPHAAAHEHHHPTWQTYVKIGAILTAITVAEVWAYYIPSLVASRVFVPMLLIMSAVKFVTVVMFYMHLKYDHKLFRVLFTGPMLIAAITLISLLFLFGQLTAKFGT
- a CDS encoding cytochrome c oxidase subunit 3, coding for MSAPAAHHYTSTGLDSRKIAIWAFIGSECMLFVSLISTYLIYKGKSLVGPFPHDPYTSATGQTFPPILDIPVTSGSTFVLLMSSLAMVLALAAVQNKDVPKHTRGERIIGSSKLWLWMTALLGATFLCFQAYEFTAFVNEGLTIRTNLFGSSFFTLTGFHGAHVTAGVIWLVSLLAIDYRRGLGPNDALNVDLAALYWHFVDVVWIVIFTLVYLIK
- the ctaD gene encoding cytochrome c oxidase subunit I, giving the protein MATTAMPVGTSTAPKAYENSGVWSWLTTVDHKRIGILYLYTSLFFFIWGGMEAVILRAQLQGPNGQLVSAEMYNQLFTMHGTTMVFLAIMPLSASFFNFLIPLQIGARDVAFPRLNAFSYWVYLFGGIFITVPILFQLAPNGGWFGYTPLTTKAYSPGINIDFWVIGLQILGISSLAAAFNFITTIINLRAPGMTLMRMPMFTWMSFVVQFLVILAFPVITIALVFLLFDRFFGTNFYTVAQGADPLLWQHLFWIFGHPEVYILILPAFGLVSEVLPTFSKKPLFGYPVMVYSGILIGVLGFGVWAHHMFAVGMGPIADSFFALSTLLIGIPTGVKIFNWIATMAQGSIRFTSAMLFAIGLVAMFTIGGISGVMHASPPADLQQTDTYFVVAHFHYVLFGGSIMGIFAGIYHYFPKMFGRMMSEPLGKVHFWLNFIAMNLTFFPMHFSGMLGMPRRIYTYDGGQGWDTFNLISSLGAYMLVISTSIFVYNFFRSKKKGEIAGANPWEAGTLEWSIPSPVPEYNFAVLPNVTSRYPLWEGNEKDLASANMNAQEGKTSEELGIVLPYSTIKPFIVAAALVLMFCGLITTMAVTFLFAAIMVVALYAWLLSPLEPEHH
- the coxB gene encoding cytochrome c oxidase subunit II yields the protein MAKGPVMIGIPRLRRLALPGALAVLAVTLAACSEQYPNTTFDPHSDFGRDIDFLWDRLLLLGTIVFVLVEAALIFVVFKYRRKTTDVRPPQTHGNAVLEVIWTLIPAFILLFIAVPTVRTIFKTQAKVAAGALEIEVIGHQWWWEFRYPEYNITTANEIYLPTGRTVNFKLTSVDVIHSFWIPQLGGKRDAITNRVNYIWLTPDSAMQPAVWNGFCTEYCGDSHAKMRFRVFTVKPPQFASWVATQQLPAAYGAVAAPTAISQAAGIAGQNVRTSNTPNQTATATTGQAVQSAVTQNPAQPRIAGTGTQGGNDPALRRAPGASIEGPDTVAAPPQTTAIPVSNVAPGYTFPANQPAFDYAKPRTPIPSGLTFTKGLTGNAARGQQVYSSAACIGCHAIKGNPMSVGNVGPNLTHIGTRSTLGAGTFPNTPAYLALWIKNTPRMKPGVLMPTLGKNQISPQTGKPVTTGGLDDQQIADIVAYLTALR
- a CDS encoding aspartate ammonia-lyase, translating into MTPPDPVAPTTRREHDLLGERDVPQDALYGIQTLRAMENFAISGVELCEFPTLISAIASVKEAAAETNRDLGLLSDEVADAIIAAARELRAGQHHEHFRVDMIQGGAGTSTNMNANEVIANRALELLNRQRGDYDAVHPNTHVNLSQSTNDVYPTAIKLAMHSSIDDLKHAMGALAGAFLIKGEEFSPHIKMGRTQLQDAVPMTLGQEFTAFAHTMLEDVERLTEAQALIREINMGATAIGTGITASHGYAEGVRKHLSRITGLELITAPDLVEATSDTGVFVQLSGVLKRCAVKLSKICNDLRLLSSGPRAGFGEINLPPMQPGSSIMPGKVNPVIPEMVNQVCFDIIGGDVTVTMAAEGGQLQLNVFEPIIAYRLLSGMIILSRACDALRMRCIEGITPNVERMRYFVEHSVGIVTALVPILGYDTASEIARDALETGRGVYDLVCERGLMTREELDRALNPEAMTGPNGNSASA